The Triticum dicoccoides isolate Atlit2015 ecotype Zavitan chromosome 6A, WEW_v2.0, whole genome shotgun sequence genome has a window encoding:
- the LOC119317072 gene encoding zinc finger protein CONSTANS-LIKE 3-like codes for MKVEDQTVVGGGGGGGLWGLAGRPCDTCAVDAARLYCRSDGAYLCAGCDARAHGAGSRHARVWLCEVCEHAPAAVTCRADAAALCATCDADIHSANPLASRHERLPVTPFLGGLADPPQPAPSPSSAAATQEDADDDGSNEAEAASWLLPEPGDSPEDSTATFFADSDAYLDLDFVRSMDGIKAIGVPVAPSKLDLAGGALFYPEHSMNQSMSTSEVAVVPDALSAGGAPAPAPSVAVVASKGKEREARLMRYREKRKNRRFQKTIRYASRKAYAETRPRIKGRFAKRTAEDDALEQDGPFSPASSAHLASEGDYGVVPSF; via the exons ATGAAAGTGGAGGACCAGACGgttgtgggaggaggaggaggaggggggctctggGGGCTGGCCGGCCGGCCGTGCGACACGTGCGCCGTGGACGCCGCGCGGCTCTACTGCCGGTCCGACGGCGCCTACCTCTGCGCCGGGTGCGACGCGCGTGCGCACGGGGccggctcccgccacgcgcgcgtCTGGCTCTGCGAGGTCTGCGAGCACGCGCCCGCCGCCGTCACCTGccgcgccgacgccgccgcgcTCTGCGCAACGTGCGACGCCGACATCCACTCCGCCAACCCGCTCGCCAGCCGGCACGAGCGGCTCCCCGTCACGCCTTTCTTGGGCGGGCTCGCCGACCCGCCCCAGCCCGCCCCCTCCCCGTCCTCCGCCGCCGCGACGCAGGAGGACGCGGACGACGACGGGAGCAACGAGGCCGAGGCGGCCTCCTGGCTTCTTCCCGAGCCTGGCGATAGCCCCGAGGACAGCACCGCCACCTTCTTCGCCGACTCGGACGCGTACCTCGATCTGGACTTCGTCCGGTCCATGGACGGGATCAAGGCCATCGGGGTACCCGTCGCCCCTTCCAAGCTAGACCTCGCCGGCGGCGCTCTCTTCTACCCCGAACACTCCATGAACCAGAGC ATGTCAACGTCCGAGGTCGCGGTGGTGCCGGACGCGCTGTCAGCCGGCGGGGCCCCCGCGCCGGCGCCGTCGGTGGCGGTTGTGGCGAGCAAGGGGAAGGAGCGGGAGGCCCGGCTGATGCGGTACCGGGAGAagcgcaagaaccggcggttccagAAGACCATCCGCTACGCGTCCCGCAAGGCGTACGCCGAGACGCGACCGCGCATCAAGGGCCGGTTCGCCAAGCGCACCGCCGAGGACGACGCGCTGGAGCAGGACGGGCCGTTCTCGCCCGCCTCGTCGGCGCACCTGGCGTCGGAGGGTGACTACGGCGTTGTGCCGTCGTTCTGA